A single region of the Winslowiella toletana genome encodes:
- the murA gene encoding UDP-N-acetylglucosamine 1-carboxyvinyltransferase, which translates to MDKFRVQGPTRLSGEVTISGAKNAALPILFAALLAEEPVEIQNVPKLKDIDTTMKLLSQLGVKAERNGSVHLDASDVNIYCAPYDLVKTMRASIWALGPLVARFGQGQVSLPGGCAIGARPVDLHISGLEQLGAEIKLEEGYVKASVDGRLKGANIVMDKVSVGATVTIMSAATLATGTTVIENAAREPEIVDTANFLNTLGAKITGAGSDRITIEGVERLGGGVYRVLPDRIETGTFLVAAAISRGKVICHNAQPDTLDAVLAKLREAGADIETGEDWISLDMHGERPKAVNFRTAPHPGFPTDMQAQFTLLNLVAEGTGIITETIFENRFMHVPELIRMGAHAEIESNTVICHGTETLSGAQVMATDLRASASLVLAGCIAEGTTIVDRIYHIDRGYEHIEDKLMAMGANIQRVSGE; encoded by the coding sequence ATGGATAAATTTCGTGTACAGGGTCCGACCCGGCTAAGTGGTGAAGTGACTATTTCCGGAGCCAAAAATGCCGCGCTGCCGATCCTGTTCGCCGCTCTGCTGGCGGAAGAGCCGGTTGAGATTCAGAATGTCCCGAAACTTAAGGACATCGATACCACCATGAAGCTGCTCAGTCAGCTTGGCGTAAAAGCAGAACGTAATGGTTCAGTCCATCTGGATGCCAGCGACGTCAATATTTACTGCGCTCCTTACGACCTGGTGAAAACCATGCGTGCATCCATCTGGGCGTTAGGTCCGCTGGTGGCGCGTTTCGGTCAGGGCCAGGTTTCGCTGCCAGGCGGCTGCGCCATTGGCGCACGTCCGGTTGACTTGCATATCTCTGGTCTGGAGCAGCTGGGTGCCGAAATCAAACTGGAAGAGGGCTACGTCAAGGCTTCTGTCGATGGCCGCCTGAAGGGCGCGAATATCGTTATGGATAAAGTCAGCGTTGGCGCGACGGTCACCATTATGAGCGCAGCAACGCTGGCGACCGGTACGACGGTGATTGAAAATGCCGCGCGCGAGCCAGAAATTGTCGACACCGCGAACTTCCTCAATACGCTGGGTGCAAAAATCACCGGCGCAGGTAGCGATCGTATTACCATTGAAGGCGTTGAGCGCCTGGGTGGCGGTGTTTACCGTGTGCTGCCCGATCGCATTGAAACCGGCACCTTCCTGGTTGCGGCGGCGATTTCTCGTGGCAAAGTGATTTGCCACAATGCGCAGCCTGATACGCTGGATGCGGTACTGGCTAAACTGCGTGAGGCAGGCGCTGATATCGAAACCGGTGAAGACTGGATCAGCCTTGATATGCACGGCGAACGCCCGAAAGCGGTGAACTTCCGTACTGCGCCGCATCCAGGCTTCCCGACCGATATGCAGGCACAGTTTACCTTGCTGAACCTGGTGGCTGAAGGTACCGGTATCATTACCGAAACTATCTTCGAAAACCGCTTTATGCACGTGCCTGAGCTGATTCGTATGGGCGCACATGCAGAAATCGAAAGTAACACGGTGATTTGCCACGGCACTGAGACCCTGTCAGGTGCTCAGGTGATGGCCACCGATTTACGCGCTTCTGCCAGTCTGGTACTGGCAGGCTGTATTGCTGAAGGTACTACCATCGTCGATCGTATTTACCATATCGATCGTGGCTATGAGCATATCGAAGATAAGCTGATGGCGATGGGAGCGAATATTCAACGCGTTAGCGGCGAATAA
- a CDS encoding helix-turn-helix domain-containing protein: MYARNKDWHPADIIAALRKRGTSLAAVSRQAGLSSSTLANALTRPWPKGEWLIAEAIAIHPAVIWPSRYYDKVTQQLIDRKKLMRT, from the coding sequence ATGTATGCAAGGAATAAGGACTGGCATCCGGCAGATATTATTGCCGCATTACGCAAGCGTGGTACATCGCTGGCGGCCGTTTCCCGTCAGGCAGGATTGAGCTCGTCGACATTAGCCAATGCGCTCACACGTCCATGGCCAAAAGGTGAATGGTTAATTGCCGAGGCGATTGCCATACATCCGGCAGTTATTTGGCCCAGTCGCTATTACGATAAGGTCACCCAGCAGCTGATTGACCGCAAAAAACTTATGCGCACCTGA
- the ispB gene encoding octaprenyl diphosphate synthase: MNLEQINELTAQDMAAVNETILEQLNSDVSLINQLGYYIISGGGKRIRPMIAVLAARAVNYSGKQHVTVAALIEFIHTATLLHDDVVDESDMRRGKATANAAFGNAASVLVGDFIYTRAFQMMTSLGSLRVLALMSEAVNVIAEGEVLQLMNCNDPDITEESYMRVIYSKTARLFEAAAQSSAILADASDAQEKALQDYGRYIGTAFQLIDDLLDYSADGQTLGKNVGDDLSEGKPTLPLLHAMQHGNAEQAAMIRKAIEEGNGRHLLEPVLETMRQHGSLEWTRARAEQEADKAISALQALPESPWRSALEALAHMSVQREF, from the coding sequence ATGAACTTAGAACAGATAAATGAATTAACCGCGCAGGATATGGCGGCCGTCAACGAGACAATCCTCGAGCAACTGAATTCAGATGTTTCTCTCATCAATCAGTTGGGATATTACATTATCAGCGGAGGGGGCAAACGTATTCGTCCGATGATTGCGGTGCTCGCTGCACGTGCTGTGAACTATAGCGGCAAGCAGCACGTCACCGTGGCAGCGCTGATCGAATTTATCCATACCGCCACGCTGCTGCATGATGATGTGGTGGACGAGTCGGACATGCGCAGGGGTAAGGCCACCGCCAATGCCGCTTTTGGTAACGCGGCCAGCGTGCTGGTCGGCGATTTTATTTATACCCGCGCATTTCAGATGATGACCAGCCTCGGCTCACTGCGGGTACTGGCCCTGATGTCAGAAGCGGTGAACGTAATTGCTGAAGGCGAAGTGCTACAGCTGATGAACTGTAACGATCCGGATATTACTGAAGAGAGTTATATGCGGGTGATTTACAGCAAAACGGCGCGCTTATTCGAAGCTGCGGCGCAATCATCGGCGATCCTCGCCGATGCGAGCGATGCGCAGGAAAAAGCGTTGCAGGACTATGGTCGCTATATTGGCACCGCGTTTCAGCTGATTGACGATCTGCTGGATTACAGCGCTGATGGTCAAACCTTAGGCAAAAATGTCGGCGACGATCTGAGCGAAGGTAAACCCACGTTACCGTTATTGCATGCCATGCAACACGGCAATGCTGAGCAAGCCGCGATGATTCGTAAAGCTATCGAAGAGGGTAACGGTCGTCATTTACTGGAACCCGTTCTGGAAACCATGCGCCAGCACGGCTCACTTGAGTGGACGCGCGCGCGCGCCGAACAGGAAGCGGATAAAGCCATTTCCGCACTGCAGGCTCTGCCAGAATCACCGTGGCGCAGCGCGCTTGAGGCTCTGGCCCATATGTCGGTACAGCGCGAATTCTGA
- the rplU gene encoding 50S ribosomal protein L21, which yields MYAVFQSGGKQHRVSEGQTVRLEKLDIATGETIEFDQVLMIANGEDVQIGAPLVSGGLIKAEIVAHGRGEKIKIVKFRRRKHHRKQQGHRQWFTDVKITGISA from the coding sequence ATGTACGCGGTTTTCCAAAGTGGTGGTAAACAACACCGAGTTAGCGAAGGTCAGACCGTTCGCCTGGAAAAGCTGGACATCGCAACCGGCGAAACCATTGAGTTCGATCAGGTTCTGATGATTGCAAACGGCGAAGACGTTCAGATCGGCGCACCATTAGTTTCTGGCGGCCTGATTAAAGCAGAAATCGTTGCTCACGGTCGTGGCGAGAAAATTAAGATTGTTAAGTTTCGTCGTCGTAAACACCACCGTAAGCAGCAAGGCCACCGTCAGTGGTTCACTGATGTGAAAATCACTGGCATCAGCGCCTAA
- the rpmA gene encoding 50S ribosomal protein L27, with protein MAHKKAGGSTRNGRDSNAKRLGVKRFGGESVLAGSIIVRQRGTKFHAGTNVGCGRDHTLFATADGKVKFEIKGPNNRKYISIVAE; from the coding sequence ATGGCACACAAAAAGGCTGGCGGCTCTACTCGTAACGGTCGCGATTCCAATGCAAAACGCCTCGGCGTTAAGCGTTTCGGTGGTGAATCAGTTCTGGCTGGTAGCATCATCGTTCGTCAGCGTGGCACCAAATTCCATGCAGGCACCAACGTAGGTTGTGGTCGTGACCACACCCTGTTTGCAACTGCAGACGGCAAAGTCAAATTCGAAATTAAAGGCCCGAACAACCGTAAATACATCAGCATCGTTGCTGAGTAA
- a CDS encoding DMT family transporter, with protein sequence MQQQAGVGMALALVTAMCWGSLPIVMKQLLVVMDPFTIVFYRFLLAGLGLGIILALKRQLPPLRICRSPRWLLMLFIATCGLLGNFVLFSSSLQYLSPTASQVIAQLAPPGMMIASVFILKEKMRVTQIIGAVSLLCGLVMFFNTSLIEIFTRLSDYTMGVILGVSAAVVWVTYGVTQKILLRRLASQQILFLLYVLCTIALLPLAQPAKLLQLDGWQLLCLLYCGLNTLVGYGALAEAYARWQAAQVSALVTLTPLFTLLFSELLSLAWPDFFAAPILNLLAYIGAMVVVAGAMFSAIGHRLWPRRNKPVPVPSLRSTGE encoded by the coding sequence ATGCAACAACAGGCAGGGGTTGGTATGGCACTGGCGCTGGTCACAGCGATGTGCTGGGGCTCACTGCCTATTGTGATGAAACAACTATTGGTGGTGATGGATCCGTTCACCATTGTGTTTTATCGGTTTTTACTGGCCGGACTGGGATTGGGCATTATTCTGGCCCTGAAACGTCAGCTGCCACCACTGCGTATCTGTCGTAGCCCACGCTGGTTGCTGATGCTGTTCATTGCCACCTGTGGCTTGCTCGGTAACTTTGTGCTGTTCAGCTCGTCGTTACAGTACCTCAGCCCTACGGCTTCGCAAGTGATTGCGCAACTGGCACCGCCTGGCATGATGATCGCCAGCGTCTTTATTCTGAAAGAAAAGATGCGCGTGACCCAGATTATCGGGGCGGTATCACTGCTCTGTGGGCTGGTGATGTTTTTTAATACCAGCCTGATCGAGATTTTTACCCGCCTGTCAGACTATACGATGGGCGTAATACTGGGCGTCAGTGCCGCAGTGGTTTGGGTCACTTATGGTGTGACACAAAAAATTTTGCTGCGGCGTCTCGCCTCACAGCAAATTCTGTTTTTGCTGTATGTTTTATGTACAATAGCGTTACTGCCGTTGGCACAGCCGGCTAAATTGCTGCAGCTTGACGGCTGGCAGCTGCTTTGCTTGCTCTATTGCGGCCTGAATACCCTGGTCGGCTACGGCGCATTAGCTGAAGCTTATGCGCGCTGGCAGGCGGCACAGGTCAGCGCCTTAGTCACGCTGACGCCACTGTTTACGCTGCTGTTTTCTGAATTATTATCGCTGGCCTGGCCCGATTTTTTCGCGGCACCGATACTGAACCTGTTGGCTTATATCGGCGCGATGGTCGTGGTGGCTGGCGCCATGTTTTCCGCAATTGGTCATCGCTTGTGGCCTCGGCGGAACAAACCCGTCCCGGTGCCTTCGCTCCGGTCAACGGGCGAATGA
- the cgtA gene encoding Obg family GTPase CgtA, which produces MKFVDEATILAVAGDGGNGCVSFRREKYIPRGGPDGGDGGDGGDVYMVADENLNTLIDYRFEKSFRAERGQNGQSRDCTGKRGKDIIIKVPVGTRVIDQGTGETIGDMTRHEQKLMVAKGGWHGLGNTRFKSSVNRTPRQKTMGTPGEKRDLQLELMLLADVGMLGLPNAGKSTFIRSVSAAKPKVADYPFTTLVPSLGVVRMDSEQSFVVADIPGLIEGAADGAGLGIRFLKHLERCRVLLHLIDLAPIDETDPVNNARIILGELEKYSEKLFQKPRWLVFNKVDLLDDEEAEARAKAIAEALGWTDKYYLISAANRVGVNALCWDVMSFINANPKEAAEEEKQPEKVEFMWDDYHREQLAEAQAEAEEDDDWDDDWDEDDDEGVEIIYQR; this is translated from the coding sequence ATGAAGTTTGTAGATGAAGCGACGATTCTGGCTGTCGCAGGCGATGGCGGTAATGGCTGCGTAAGCTTCCGTCGTGAAAAATATATCCCGAGAGGCGGTCCCGATGGCGGTGACGGCGGGGATGGCGGCGATGTCTATATGGTCGCCGACGAAAACCTGAATACGCTTATCGATTACCGATTTGAAAAATCTTTCCGCGCTGAACGTGGTCAGAACGGCCAGAGCCGTGACTGTACCGGTAAACGTGGTAAAGACATTATCATCAAGGTGCCAGTGGGTACCCGCGTGATCGATCAGGGCACTGGCGAAACTATCGGTGATATGACGCGCCATGAGCAGAAGCTGATGGTAGCGAAGGGCGGCTGGCATGGCCTGGGTAATACCCGCTTTAAATCCTCCGTTAACCGTACGCCGCGTCAGAAAACCATGGGAACTCCTGGTGAGAAGCGCGATCTGCAGCTGGAACTGATGCTGCTGGCAGACGTGGGTATGCTTGGCCTGCCTAACGCCGGTAAGTCGACCTTTATCCGTTCCGTTTCTGCGGCCAAACCTAAAGTGGCGGACTATCCGTTTACCACTCTGGTTCCAAGCCTCGGCGTGGTCCGCATGGACAGCGAGCAGAGCTTTGTGGTCGCCGATATTCCGGGCCTGATTGAAGGTGCGGCGGATGGTGCCGGTCTGGGCATTCGCTTCCTGAAGCACCTTGAGCGCTGTCGCGTATTGTTACACCTTATCGACCTCGCACCGATCGATGAAACCGATCCGGTCAATAACGCCCGCATCATTCTGGGTGAGCTGGAAAAATACAGCGAGAAGCTGTTCCAGAAACCTCGCTGGCTGGTCTTCAACAAAGTCGACCTGCTGGACGACGAAGAAGCAGAAGCACGCGCCAAAGCGATTGCTGAAGCGCTGGGCTGGACTGACAAGTACTATCTGATCTCTGCGGCTAATCGCGTTGGTGTTAATGCACTGTGCTGGGATGTGATGTCCTTCATCAATGCCAACCCGAAAGAAGCGGCAGAAGAAGAGAAGCAGCCTGAGAAAGTCGAATTTATGTGGGATGACTATCATCGTGAGCAGCTGGCTGAAGCACAGGCTGAAGCTGAGGAAGATGATGACTGGGATGACGACTGGGACGAAGATGACGACGAAGGTGTCGAAATCATCTATCAGCGTTAA
- the dacB gene encoding serine-type D-Ala-D-Ala carboxypeptidase, which translates to MRFSRLVTGLTFAFMLQANAAPVEEYAQYLPDGANLALMVQKVGATTPLLDYHSQQMALPASTMKVITALAALLQLGPDYRFQTTLESKGTLSGDTLRGDLIARFGGDPTLTRQNLRNMVAVLKKQGVQHIEGNLVIDTSVFSSHDKAPGWPWNDMTQCFSAPPGAAIVDRNCFSVSLYSAPNPGDNAFIRVASFYPVNMFSEVRTLAKGSSEAQYCELDVVPGELNRFTLTGCMTQRAEPLPLAFAVQDGASYAGAILKDELQSAGIDYTGHLVREKRQNAAGTVLAQTQSAPLHDLLKIMLKKSDNMIADTVFRTIGRERFNVPGTWRAGQDAVRQILRQKANIDMGNSIQVDGSGLSRHDLISPATMMQVLQYIAQNDQQLNFISMLPLSGYDGTLRYRGGLHEAGVDGKLSAKTGSLQGVYNLAGFLTTASGQRVAFVQFLSGYAVAPQDQRQRRIPLVRFESRLYKDIYQNN; encoded by the coding sequence ATGCGATTTTCACGACTTGTTACCGGATTAACCTTCGCGTTTATGCTGCAAGCTAACGCTGCGCCCGTTGAAGAGTATGCTCAATATTTGCCAGATGGTGCAAACCTGGCGCTAATGGTGCAGAAAGTTGGCGCGACAACACCGCTGCTTGATTATCACAGCCAGCAAATGGCGCTACCGGCCAGTACCATGAAAGTGATTACTGCGCTGGCAGCACTGTTGCAGCTTGGCCCAGACTACCGCTTCCAGACTACGCTGGAGAGTAAAGGCACTCTTTCAGGTGATACGCTGCGTGGCGATTTGATTGCGCGCTTTGGCGGCGATCCTACGCTGACGCGGCAAAATTTGCGCAATATGGTCGCCGTGTTAAAAAAACAGGGTGTACAGCATATTGAGGGCAACCTGGTGATTGATACCTCGGTGTTTTCCAGCCATGACAAAGCGCCTGGCTGGCCGTGGAACGACATGACCCAGTGCTTCAGCGCCCCGCCGGGTGCGGCTATTGTTGACCGCAACTGCTTCTCGGTTTCGCTGTACAGCGCGCCAAATCCGGGCGACAACGCGTTTATCCGCGTAGCGTCATTCTACCCGGTCAATATGTTCAGTGAGGTGCGCACGCTGGCGAAAGGCTCCTCTGAAGCCCAGTACTGCGAACTGGATGTCGTTCCGGGTGAGTTAAACCGTTTCACACTCACCGGCTGCATGACCCAGCGTGCTGAACCGTTGCCGCTGGCCTTTGCCGTGCAGGATGGTGCCAGCTATGCCGGTGCGATCCTGAAAGATGAACTGCAAAGTGCCGGTATTGATTACACCGGCCACCTGGTGCGTGAAAAGCGCCAGAATGCTGCCGGAACCGTGCTGGCACAGACTCAGTCGGCACCGCTGCACGATCTGCTGAAGATTATGCTGAAAAAGTCCGACAATATGATTGCCGATACGGTTTTCCGCACCATTGGCCGCGAGCGCTTTAACGTGCCGGGTACCTGGCGTGCCGGACAAGATGCAGTGCGCCAGATTCTGCGTCAGAAAGCCAATATCGATATGGGAAACAGCATTCAAGTGGATGGATCGGGCTTATCACGCCACGATCTGATCTCGCCAGCCACCATGATGCAGGTTCTGCAATATATTGCTCAGAACGACCAGCAGCTAAACTTTATCTCGATGCTACCGCTGTCAGGCTATGACGGCACCCTGCGTTATCGCGGTGGCCTGCATGAGGCGGGCGTTGATGGCAAGCTGTCGGCGAAAACCGGATCATTACAAGGGGTTTATAACCTAGCTGGCTTCCTGACCACCGCCAGTGGCCAACGTGTGGCATTCGTTCAGTTCCTCTCTGGCTATGCCGTCGCGCCGCAGGATCAGCGCCAGCGCCGTATCCCACTGGTGCGTTTTGAAAGCCGTTTATACAAAGATATTTATCAGAATAACTGA
- the greA gene encoding transcription elongation factor GreA produces MNQIPMTLRGAERLREELEELKTVKRPRIIASIAEAREHGDLKENAEYHAAREEQGFCEGRIQEIEAKLSNAQVIDVTKMNANGRVIFGATVSIMNVESEEEFTYRIVGDDEADFKQNLISVNSPMARGLIGKEVDDVVVIKTPGGDVDYEILKIEYV; encoded by the coding sequence ATGAACCAGATTCCGATGACGTTAAGGGGCGCCGAGAGGTTGCGCGAAGAGCTCGAAGAGCTGAAAACCGTTAAACGCCCCAGAATTATTGCCTCAATTGCAGAAGCACGCGAGCATGGTGATTTGAAAGAAAATGCCGAATATCATGCTGCGCGTGAAGAACAGGGTTTCTGTGAAGGCCGTATTCAGGAGATTGAAGCTAAACTCTCCAATGCGCAGGTGATTGATGTCACTAAAATGAATGCTAACGGTCGCGTGATTTTTGGTGCGACAGTCAGCATCATGAATGTGGAAAGCGAAGAAGAGTTTACCTACCGCATTGTCGGTGACGATGAGGCGGACTTTAAACAGAATCTGATTTCAGTTAATTCACCGATGGCACGTGGCCTGATCGGTAAAGAAGTGGATGATGTCGTCGTGATCAAAACGCCGGGCGGCGATGTTGATTACGAAATTCTGAAAATCGAATACGTCTGA
- the yhbY gene encoding ribosome assembly RNA-binding protein YhbY yields the protein MNLSPKQKQHLKGLAHPLKPVVMLGNNGLTEGVLAEIEQALEHHELIKVKIATEDRETKTLVVEAIVRETGASNVQVIGKTLVLYRPSKERKISIPR from the coding sequence ATGAATCTGAGTCCCAAACAAAAACAGCACCTGAAAGGCCTGGCGCATCCACTGAAGCCCGTTGTCATGCTGGGTAACAATGGCCTGACCGAAGGTGTGCTGGCCGAGATCGAACAAGCACTTGAACACCATGAATTAATCAAGGTGAAAATCGCGACCGAAGACCGTGAAACCAAAACGCTGGTAGTCGAAGCGATCGTACGCGAGACGGGTGCAAGTAACGTGCAGGTAATCGGCAAAACGCTGGTGCTGTATCGCCCATCAAAGGAACGCAAGATTTCAATACCGCGTTAA
- the rlmE gene encoding 23S rRNA (uridine(2552)-2'-O)-methyltransferase RlmE yields MTGKKRSASSSRWLQEHFSDKYVLQAQKKGLRSRAWFKLDEIQQSDKLFKPGMTVVDLGAAPGGWSQYVVTQIGNKGRIIACDILPMDPIVGVDFLQGDFREELVLKALLERVGEQKVQVVMSDMAPNMSGTPAVDIPRSMYLVELALEMCRDVLAPGGSFLVKVFQGDGFDEYLREIRSLFTKVKIRKPDASRSRSREVYIVATGRKL; encoded by the coding sequence ATGACTGGTAAAAAGCGTTCGGCCAGTTCCAGCCGCTGGCTGCAGGAACACTTTAGCGATAAATATGTGCTTCAGGCGCAGAAAAAAGGGTTGCGCTCGCGTGCCTGGTTTAAACTTGATGAAATACAGCAGAGTGACAAGCTGTTTAAGCCAGGAATGACCGTGGTCGATCTTGGCGCGGCTCCGGGCGGCTGGTCGCAATATGTGGTAACACAGATTGGTAACAAAGGCCGTATCATCGCCTGTGATATTTTACCGATGGATCCCATCGTCGGTGTCGATTTCCTTCAGGGCGATTTTCGTGAAGAATTAGTGCTTAAAGCGCTGCTGGAGCGCGTTGGCGAGCAAAAAGTTCAGGTTGTGATGTCGGATATGGCACCCAACATGAGTGGTACACCTGCCGTTGATATTCCCCGGTCGATGTATTTAGTTGAACTGGCGCTGGAGATGTGTCGGGATGTTCTGGCACCTGGCGGCAGTTTTTTAGTGAAAGTGTTTCAGGGAGATGGCTTTGATGAATACCTCCGGGAAATTCGCTCCCTGTTTACGAAGGTAAAAATTCGTAAGCCGGACGCTTCGCGTTCACGTTCGCGCGAAGTGTACATTGTAGCGACAGGGCGAAAACTATAA
- the ftsH gene encoding ATP-dependent zinc metalloprotease FtsH — MAKNLILWLVIAVVLMSVFQSFGPSESNSRRVDYSTFLSEVNQDQVREARINGREINVTKKDSNRYTTYIPVNDPKLLDNLLTKNVKVVGEPPEEPSLLASIFISWFPMLLLIGVWIFFMRQMQGGGGKGAMSFGKSKARMLTEDQIKTTFADVAGCDEAKEEVSELVEYLREPSRFQKLGGKIPKGVLMVGPPGTGKTLLAKAIAGEAKVPFFTISGSDFVEMFVGVGASRVRDMFEQAKKAAPCIIFIDEIDAVGRQRGAGLGGGHDEREQTLNQMLVEMDGFEGNEGIIVIAATNRPDVLDPALLRPGRFDRQVVVGLPDVRGREQILKVHMRRVPLATDIDASVIARGTPGFSGADLANLVNEAALFAARGNRRVVSMVEFEKAKDKIMMGAERRSMVMTESQKESTAYHEAGHAIIGRLVPEHDPVHKVTIIPRGRALGVTFFLPEGDAISASRQKLESQLSTLYGGRLAEEIIYGVEHVSTGASNDIKVATNIARNMVTQWGFSEKLGPLLYAEEDGEVFLGRSVAKAKHMSDETARIIDQEVKSLVEQNYQRARRLLNENMDILHAMKDALMKYETIDAPQIDDLMARREVRPPAGWEEASSNNNSDDNGTPKAPRPVDEPRTPNPGNTMSEQFGDK; from the coding sequence ATGGCGAAAAACCTGATTCTCTGGTTAGTCATCGCAGTTGTTCTGATGTCTGTATTCCAGAGCTTTGGGCCCAGCGAGTCGAATAGCCGCAGGGTTGATTACTCAACCTTCCTGTCGGAAGTGAACCAGGATCAGGTCCGCGAGGCACGTATTAACGGGCGTGAGATCAACGTAACTAAAAAAGACAGTAATCGATACACGACCTACATCCCTGTCAACGATCCCAAGTTACTCGATAACCTGTTGACCAAAAATGTAAAAGTTGTCGGTGAACCACCAGAAGAACCAAGCCTGCTGGCTTCAATCTTTATCTCCTGGTTCCCGATGCTGTTGTTGATCGGTGTCTGGATCTTCTTCATGCGTCAGATGCAAGGCGGTGGCGGTAAGGGCGCGATGTCCTTCGGCAAGAGTAAAGCCCGCATGCTGACTGAAGATCAGATTAAAACCACCTTTGCTGATGTCGCAGGTTGTGACGAAGCGAAAGAGGAAGTGAGCGAGCTGGTTGAATACCTGCGCGAGCCGAGTCGTTTCCAGAAACTGGGTGGTAAAATTCCGAAAGGCGTACTGATGGTGGGGCCACCGGGTACCGGTAAAACGTTGCTGGCAAAAGCGATTGCCGGTGAAGCGAAAGTGCCTTTCTTTACCATTTCCGGTTCTGACTTTGTCGAAATGTTCGTCGGTGTCGGTGCATCACGTGTGCGTGATATGTTCGAGCAGGCGAAAAAGGCCGCTCCTTGCATCATCTTTATCGATGAGATCGATGCCGTCGGTCGTCAGCGTGGCGCCGGTTTAGGCGGTGGTCATGACGAACGTGAGCAGACGCTGAACCAGATGCTGGTTGAGATGGATGGCTTTGAAGGCAACGAAGGTATCATCGTGATTGCCGCGACTAACCGTCCTGATGTACTTGACCCTGCGTTACTGCGTCCGGGCCGTTTCGACCGCCAGGTTGTGGTCGGTCTGCCAGACGTTCGTGGTCGCGAGCAGATTCTGAAAGTGCATATGCGTCGTGTGCCACTGGCAACCGATATTGATGCATCAGTCATTGCACGTGGTACGCCGGGCTTCTCTGGTGCTGACCTGGCTAACCTGGTCAACGAAGCGGCACTGTTTGCTGCGCGCGGTAACCGCCGCGTGGTGTCGATGGTTGAGTTTGAAAAAGCCAAAGACAAAATCATGATGGGTGCAGAACGTCGCTCCATGGTGATGACCGAATCGCAGAAAGAGTCGACCGCTTATCACGAAGCAGGCCACGCGATTATTGGCCGCCTGGTACCGGAACACGATCCGGTGCACAAAGTGACCATCATTCCTCGCGGACGTGCGCTGGGTGTGACTTTCTTCCTGCCTGAAGGCGACGCGATCAGCGCCAGCCGTCAGAAACTGGAAAGTCAGCTTTCTACGCTGTACGGCGGCCGTCTGGCTGAAGAGATTATCTACGGTGTGGAACATGTTTCCACCGGTGCTTCTAACGACATTAAAGTCGCTACCAACATCGCTCGTAACATGGTCACCCAGTGGGGCTTCTCAGAGAAATTAGGTCCGTTGCTGTATGCTGAAGAAGATGGTGAAGTTTTCCTCGGTCGCTCGGTAGCAAAAGCCAAGCACATGTCCGATGAGACTGCGCGTATTATCGATCAGGAAGTGAAATCTCTGGTTGAGCAGAATTACCAGCGCGCCCGTCGCTTGTTGAATGAAAACATGGACATCCTTCACGCGATGAAAGACGCGCTGATGAAGTATGAAACCATTGATGCTCCGCAGATTGACGATCTGATGGCTCGCCGCGAAGTGCGTCCGCCAGCAGGTTGGGAAGAAGCAAGCAGCAACAATAATTCAGATGACAACGGTACGCCAAAAGCACCGCGTCCGGTCGATGAGCCACGTACGCCAAACCCAGGCAACACCATGTCTGAGCAGTTCGGCGACAAATAA